A window from Photobacterium leiognathi encodes these proteins:
- a CDS encoding GNAT family N-acetyltransferase: MTQQQASLSPLKRANPSDSDALIHCIYDSSHELMQFMFGDKATALAVLRKLYSHSSGLFSYRFGWTYSQHSEIKGAVLGYSRHQLKQQEFMGAIQLLIAVPLTLKAHLLTTVRNALEGYVPLPSEGAFYINNIAVCESARGQGIGTAILDTLCLQLKQQGYRYIELDVTECNQGAIRFYNDYGFTQVSQSGSEALNQQHGLPILLRMRYVLGDKAHAGQQPSYTNVIKEVSRLYPIAVDEVYSPGTIEQLQIMLNTTTKPISIGGGRYSMGGQIAHEGSLHIDMRGLNRILDLNVEAKTIRVQAGARWRDIQAAIKDDGLAVKIMQTYANFTVGGSLSVNCHGRYVGLGPLVLSVNEVLLLLEDGTAVVASPTQHSELFYGAIGGYGAIGIIVEVELSLTTDSHIERLHTKMPLSQYPAFFNRNIKTNSDAVFHNADMLPPHFDKVQAITWESTDKAVNAAPRKAHKLYLAEKYMLWTITEAPFGYWLREYIYEPLLYWRNKITTRNDEANYDVAELEPISREKTTYVLQEYFIPVGNIEKFTPAMTEILKRYAVNTVNISIRHAKQDPGTLLAWAREEMFAFVLYYKQGASPADQTRVAIWTRELIEAAIHAGGCYYLPYQPHARFDQFHRAYPNATALFALKDKWDPNYRFRHCLWEKYYRQSDDQRLFSPDEINQSEFRQVYNTISGRDNFYLFLQNIYHLYPEHQFHQLILDTCQQFNNDEAIYEELQYALVDIKPALGDIRYALPALAKQKREMIKQTQAILPTKRHLEGYLEIGTTGRYVNGLKKALKLSGKVLISNDVTPDHSLAEIAERGSIKPVGEFFSLDDYEPIPDNIIADNSLDLITCYIGLHHCPPDKLDVYIASICRVLKPDGYFILRDHDAGTTQQRTFCSLVHTMFNAGINVSWQDNQTELRNFQGIDYWIAALEKHGLCDSKQYLLQDHDPSLNTLMCFRKTFKGK, from the coding sequence ATGACCCAACAGCAAGCCTCATTATCCCCACTCAAGCGCGCTAATCCGTCTGATAGCGACGCTCTTATCCACTGTATTTATGACAGCAGCCATGAACTGATGCAGTTTATGTTTGGCGATAAAGCCACAGCATTAGCGGTATTGCGAAAACTCTATTCACATTCTAGTGGTTTGTTTAGTTATCGCTTTGGTTGGACGTATTCACAACACAGCGAAATCAAAGGCGCGGTGCTTGGCTATTCTCGCCACCAGCTTAAACAACAAGAATTTATGGGCGCCATCCAGCTATTGATAGCAGTGCCACTAACATTGAAAGCTCATCTGCTCACAACCGTACGTAACGCGCTAGAAGGCTATGTACCTTTACCCTCAGAAGGAGCGTTTTATATCAATAATATTGCGGTGTGTGAGTCCGCCCGGGGGCAAGGGATCGGTACGGCGATCCTTGATACTCTTTGCCTGCAATTAAAACAACAAGGTTACCGTTATATCGAGTTAGATGTAACAGAGTGCAATCAAGGTGCTATTCGCTTCTATAACGATTACGGCTTTACGCAAGTGTCACAATCAGGCTCTGAAGCGCTCAATCAACAGCATGGCTTACCTATCTTGCTGAGAATGCGTTATGTCTTAGGCGATAAAGCTCACGCAGGCCAGCAGCCTAGCTATACCAATGTCATCAAAGAAGTTTCACGGCTTTACCCGATTGCGGTGGATGAGGTTTATAGTCCAGGGACAATAGAGCAGCTACAAATAATGTTAAACACCACCACTAAACCCATATCCATTGGTGGTGGACGTTATAGTATGGGGGGACAAATCGCCCATGAAGGTTCTTTGCATATAGATATGCGAGGTTTAAATCGCATTCTTGATCTTAATGTCGAAGCCAAAACAATCCGTGTTCAAGCTGGGGCTCGTTGGCGAGATATACAAGCGGCAATTAAAGATGATGGGCTGGCGGTCAAGATCATGCAGACCTATGCTAATTTCACGGTGGGCGGTTCACTCAGCGTCAATTGTCATGGTCGCTATGTTGGTTTAGGACCCTTGGTTTTATCGGTTAATGAAGTCCTACTGTTATTAGAAGATGGCACCGCCGTTGTTGCCTCTCCCACTCAGCACAGTGAGCTATTCTATGGCGCCATTGGTGGTTACGGTGCGATTGGGATCATTGTTGAAGTCGAGTTATCGCTCACCACTGATAGTCATATAGAGCGGTTACATACTAAAATGCCGCTTTCTCAATATCCTGCTTTCTTTAATCGTAATATTAAAACCAACTCGGATGCTGTTTTTCATAACGCTGATATGCTGCCGCCTCATTTTGATAAGGTGCAAGCGATCACATGGGAAAGCACTGATAAAGCTGTTAATGCTGCACCAAGAAAAGCCCATAAGCTGTATTTAGCAGAGAAATATATGCTATGGACCATCACAGAAGCGCCCTTTGGTTACTGGCTGCGAGAATACATTTATGAGCCTTTGCTGTATTGGCGTAACAAGATCACGACTCGCAATGATGAAGCCAATTATGATGTGGCAGAGTTAGAGCCAATCTCGCGAGAGAAAACCACCTACGTCTTGCAAGAGTATTTTATTCCAGTCGGTAATATTGAAAAGTTTACCCCTGCCATGACGGAGATCTTAAAGCGCTATGCGGTAAACACAGTCAATATTTCAATTCGTCATGCCAAACAAGATCCGGGAACCCTGCTTGCATGGGCAAGAGAAGAGATGTTTGCCTTTGTGCTTTACTACAAACAAGGGGCAAGCCCTGCCGATCAAACCCGTGTTGCGATTTGGACCCGAGAACTTATTGAAGCCGCTATTCATGCTGGTGGTTGTTATTATCTGCCTTATCAACCCCATGCTCGGTTTGATCAGTTTCATCGCGCTTACCCTAATGCCACAGCACTGTTTGCGCTAAAAGACAAATGGGATCCCAACTATCGCTTTCGTCATTGCTTATGGGAGAAATACTATCGCCAGAGTGACGATCAGAGATTATTTAGCCCTGACGAGATTAATCAGTCTGAATTTCGTCAAGTCTATAACACGATTTCAGGTCGAGATAATTTCTATCTGTTTTTGCAAAATATCTATCACTTATATCCAGAGCATCAATTCCACCAGCTGATCCTCGATACATGTCAGCAATTTAATAACGATGAAGCTATCTATGAAGAACTTCAATATGCGCTAGTTGATATTAAACCAGCACTGGGCGATATACGTTATGCGCTGCCAGCTTTAGCTAAACAAAAACGGGAAATGATCAAACAAACCCAAGCGATATTACCAACCAAGCGTCATCTTGAGGGGTATTTAGAAATCGGTACAACAGGTCGTTATGTTAATGGATTAAAGAAAGCACTGAAGCTCTCAGGCAAGGTCTTAATCTCTAATGATGTAACGCCCGATCATTCATTAGCAGAGATCGCTGAGCGTGGCAGTATTAAGCCTGTTGGGGAGTTTTTCTCTCTCGATGATTATGAGCCTATCCCTGACAATATCATTGCAGATAATAGTTTAGATCTGATCACCTGTTACATTGGACTTCATCACTGCCCGCCAGATAAACTCGATGTTTATATTGCTTCGATTTGCCGGGTACTCAAACCCGATGGTTATTTTATCTTACGGGATCACGATGCGGGTACAACACAGCAACGCACGTTTTGTTCGTTAGTGCATACCATGTTTAATGCCGGGATCAATGTCAGTTGGCAAGACAACCAAACAGAACTGAGAAACTTTCAAGGCATTGATTATTGGATAGCTGCATTAGAAAAACACGGGCTTTGTGATAGCAAACAGTACTTATTGCAAGACCACGATCCGTCGTTAAATACATTGATGTGTTTTCGCAAAACATTTAAAGGGAAGTAG
- a CDS encoding GGDEF domain-containing protein, with translation MIMILKRLAIFLLMNALVFTLTYSLYYSYNKIKHKELEEYIRVNLYHIFDNLELVSSFYANAETVTLDCGLHYINNVGVYTPKKGDVKALSKGVDSLSKNLKDLIGDELWSLGIIDNNKSKTNTIYFSPLRVTHIQIFLNSDFDFFNHILNTEKLPSTYEESLEYGLFRQTEAYKESFNHQYVRSIYYPIYIDRKLQALLLLDVKSSLYQAWTENFNDKQFTVFTTEKPVNSELLNKIALPYTKNDHLSVYINNDLLWKYSLLFSLILTLVIGYISNSLNFVINLYQKDNMTQCIRRDIIEPKLRKKMLNHQAILMVDIDRFKSINDNYGHDYGDQVITTVAEILKDNIRKADKCIRWGGEEFMLILNIKDAQVVKNKAEQLRSAIEQQSALDMKITASIGVAIAEQNCFSQVLERADMALYHAKNNGRNQVVFL, from the coding sequence ATGATTATGATTTTAAAACGGTTGGCTATTTTTTTATTGATGAATGCCTTAGTGTTTACGCTAACTTATAGTTTGTACTATAGCTATAATAAAATTAAGCATAAGGAGTTAGAAGAATATATTAGAGTTAACCTCTATCATATTTTTGATAACCTTGAACTGGTTTCATCTTTTTATGCCAATGCTGAAACGGTCACTTTAGATTGTGGTTTGCATTATATTAATAATGTAGGTGTTTATACGCCTAAAAAAGGTGATGTTAAAGCTTTATCTAAAGGTGTTGATTCACTATCAAAAAACTTAAAGGATTTAATTGGTGATGAATTATGGAGTTTAGGTATTATTGATAACAATAAGTCTAAAACAAATACTATTTATTTTTCACCATTAAGGGTGACACATATTCAGATTTTTCTAAATAGTGACTTTGACTTTTTTAATCACATTTTGAATACAGAAAAATTACCATCGACTTATGAAGAATCATTAGAGTATGGCCTATTTAGACAAACTGAAGCTTATAAAGAAAGTTTTAATCACCAATATGTAAGAAGTATTTACTATCCAATTTATATTGATAGGAAGTTACAAGCTCTATTACTGTTAGATGTTAAATCTAGCTTGTATCAAGCGTGGACTGAGAATTTTAACGATAAACAATTTACGGTTTTTACTACTGAAAAGCCTGTAAACAGTGAGTTGTTGAATAAAATTGCATTGCCTTATACCAAAAATGATCATTTATCTGTGTATATCAATAATGATTTGCTCTGGAAGTACAGTTTACTTTTTTCGCTGATACTGACATTAGTGATTGGTTATATTTCTAACAGCTTAAATTTTGTTATTAATCTTTATCAAAAAGACAATATGACGCAATGTATACGAAGAGACATTATTGAACCTAAACTTAGAAAGAAAATGCTGAACCATCAAGCAATCTTAATGGTGGATATTGATAGGTTCAAAAGCATTAATGATAACTATGGTCATGATTACGGTGATCAAGTGATCACCACTGTTGCTGAAATTTTAAAAGACAATATAAGAAAAGCGGATAAGTGCATTCGATGGGGAGGAGAGGAGTTTATGCTCATCTTAAATATTAAGGATGCTCAAGTCGTCAAAAACAAAGCAGAGCAATTGCGTTCGGCAATAGAGCAACAAAGTGCCCTTGATATGAAAATTACAGCCTCAATTGGTGTTGCCATTGCAGAGCAGAATTGTTTTTCACAAGTATTAGAGAGAGCGGATATGGCGTTATATCACGCAAAAAATAATGGCAGAAATCAGGTTGTATTTCTATGA
- a CDS encoding 3'-5' exonuclease translates to MNFDRIVCFDLEMCCWNDGRTSRTCEIIEIGVAELDLNTGKIVRRAQHYVRPAKDEISPFCTELTGIKPEIVEKNGKPLSVILKSIEQKFGGRHKIYAAWGHDDRILKKECLAKDLKVPFREYLNLATLFKLQRHVTNKRLGQRAAMEIAGVEWEGRQHSGYVDAYNLARLAATMFCDKESDQAQ, encoded by the coding sequence ATGAATTTTGACCGTATTGTGTGTTTCGACCTCGAAATGTGTTGTTGGAATGATGGCCGCACATCCAGAACCTGTGAAATCATCGAGATTGGAGTTGCCGAGCTGGATCTCAACACAGGAAAAATCGTTCGCAGGGCACAGCATTATGTGAGACCTGCCAAAGATGAAATCTCCCCGTTTTGTACTGAGCTAACCGGCATTAAGCCTGAGATTGTGGAAAAGAACGGTAAACCGCTTTCCGTGATCTTAAAATCGATCGAGCAGAAATTTGGTGGTCGCCATAAAATTTATGCCGCATGGGGACATGATGATCGTATTTTGAAAAAAGAGTGCTTAGCGAAAGATTTAAAAGTGCCGTTTCGAGAGTATTTGAACTTAGCAACCTTATTTAAACTGCAGCGCCATGTAACCAATAAGCGTTTAGGTCAACGTGCTGCGATGGAAATTGCAGGTGTTGAGTGGGAAGGGCGTCAGCATTCAGGTTATGTGGATGCGTATAACTTGGCTCGCCTTGCAGCGACGATGTTTTGTGACAAAGAGTCCGATCAGGCTCAGTAA
- a CDS encoding class I SAM-dependent methyltransferase has product MSELYSKHAVKYDQVIQANIYNAMYDFPTMKTLIGEVKGKDIIDLGCGSGVYANYFVQQQAGQVTCIDYSAEMIELVKNKLGNRVNAYTHNVAEGLPFVADQSADLVVSALMIHYLEDLAALCQEVHRVLKQDGEFVFSTHHPFADFECSHSGNYFEREFIRETWDTVGEPVEVVFYRRSLAEITQALTAHGFVITALSEGDVLEEAKAICEKTYQYLTTKPNFLFIQATKC; this is encoded by the coding sequence ATGTCAGAACTTTATTCAAAACATGCCGTTAAGTACGATCAGGTGATCCAAGCAAACATCTACAATGCCATGTATGACTTTCCCACGATGAAGACACTAATTGGTGAGGTGAAAGGCAAAGATATTATCGATCTTGGTTGTGGATCTGGGGTTTACGCCAACTACTTTGTTCAGCAGCAAGCAGGGCAAGTAACCTGTATTGATTATTCTGCAGAGATGATCGAATTAGTGAAAAACAAGCTGGGTAATAGGGTGAATGCTTACACGCACAATGTAGCTGAAGGTCTGCCTTTCGTTGCCGATCAAAGTGCAGACTTGGTCGTCAGTGCATTGATGATCCATTATCTTGAAGATTTAGCTGCACTTTGCCAAGAAGTCCATCGGGTACTCAAGCAAGATGGAGAGTTTGTTTTTTCAACCCATCATCCGTTCGCTGATTTTGAATGTTCACACTCTGGTAACTACTTCGAGCGTGAGTTTATTCGTGAAACATGGGACACGGTAGGAGAGCCTGTCGAAGTGGTGTTTTATCGTCGTTCACTGGCGGAAATCACTCAGGCGTTAACGGCTCATGGCTTTGTCATTACAGCATTAAGTGAAGGTGATGTATTGGAAGAAGCTAAAGCGATTTGTGAAAAGACTTATCAATACCTTACCACTAAGCCTAATTTTTTGTTTATCCAAGCAACAAAGTGCTAG
- a CDS encoding GNAT family N-acetyltransferase, protein MEEADLQQAAKVHQQAFVRQQRSYEWIKCNFNAAPRFLNFVAELNDEVVGYIVWGQKSGFRPEVILELEQLAVLPSHHNQGIATQLITQSLPQVKQLLAEQGSKLKHIIVNTRADNYAQQIYQKLLGAEVEMTIKSLYSADEVFMIARNVCPD, encoded by the coding sequence ATGGAAGAGGCTGATTTACAGCAAGCAGCAAAGGTGCATCAACAGGCGTTTGTACGTCAGCAACGCTCTTATGAGTGGATCAAATGTAATTTTAATGCCGCACCGCGTTTTTTAAATTTTGTCGCAGAGCTTAATGATGAAGTGGTAGGTTACATTGTATGGGGGCAAAAAAGCGGTTTTCGTCCTGAAGTGATTTTAGAATTAGAACAGCTTGCCGTTTTACCTAGTCATCACAACCAAGGGATTGCGACACAACTGATCACTCAATCGCTACCACAAGTGAAACAGCTATTAGCGGAGCAAGGCAGTAAATTAAAGCACATCATAGTAAATACTCGTGCAGATAACTATGCTCAACAGATCTATCAGAAGCTATTAGGTGCAGAAGTGGAAATGACCATCAAATCGCTCTATTCCGCCGATGAAGTGTTTATGATCGCCCGTAACGTTTGCCCAGATTAA
- a CDS encoding DUF4056 domain-containing protein yields the protein MKTTTPFIAGLSLCALLMSPHSNALDAPVGVRPCCAFGQDLETELLGIPIPFFSVENIVDSQELGKHIYNDGSEYMFASLMGLSDETNGLLYTTKGGFIDTAHVRDTADFTYYLYQKIYKHLGTDYRISLPAELRARHISLKKSKQTLTLQERHDISLDLAALLAFRLAQWHEIVQWFGYQSIVGFPELVSAFSPEDLYSNMLGAITAKQVLEQQPELSPSDFSQALTHAFEQQLQQLGSVSLQETQRQVQQLNGIWWDHETRLPQKWAVLKRDYQLGLTRYPNGVKNGTPLSLSTQLSNGDSNAVWAELYLHNVGNEEAFSKLPPRLRNAMVWQPAQFQQLADFAQQQDKQERGECTQVKNSVY from the coding sequence ATGAAAACAACTACCCCCTTTATTGCAGGACTTAGCCTATGTGCACTATTAATGAGTCCACACAGTAACGCCTTGGATGCCCCCGTTGGGGTTCGTCCTTGTTGTGCTTTTGGTCAAGATCTAGAAACCGAACTATTAGGCATACCTATTCCCTTTTTCTCGGTTGAGAATATTGTCGATAGCCAAGAATTAGGCAAGCACATCTATAACGACGGTTCAGAATATATGTTCGCCAGCCTAATGGGGCTGAGTGATGAAACCAACGGGTTGCTCTACACCACAAAAGGCGGATTTATTGATACCGCCCATGTCCGTGATACTGCCGATTTTACTTACTACTTATATCAGAAAATCTATAAACACTTAGGTACTGATTATCGGATCAGTCTGCCAGCAGAATTACGTGCACGTCATATTAGCCTGAAAAAAAGTAAGCAAACACTTACTTTACAGGAAAGACATGATATCAGTTTAGATCTTGCTGCATTACTCGCTTTTCGTTTAGCGCAGTGGCATGAAATCGTGCAATGGTTTGGCTATCAATCAATCGTTGGATTTCCTGAGTTAGTTTCTGCTTTTTCACCAGAGGATCTCTATTCCAACATGCTTGGTGCGATTACCGCCAAGCAGGTGTTAGAACAGCAACCCGAACTTTCACCATCAGATTTTTCTCAAGCGCTAACACATGCTTTTGAACAGCAATTACAGCAACTAGGCAGTGTTTCTCTCCAAGAGACACAACGCCAGGTTCAACAACTCAATGGGATTTGGTGGGATCATGAGACGCGACTACCACAAAAATGGGCTGTGCTAAAACGCGATTATCAACTTGGTTTAACCCGCTATCCAAATGGTGTAAAAAACGGCACACCACTCTCTCTATCTACCCAGTTAAGTAACGGTGATAGCAATGCAGTTTGGGCTGAATTGTACTTACATAATGTCGGTAATGAAGAAGCCTTTAGCAAACTACCACCAAGGCTAAGAAATGCCATGGTTTGGCAGCCAGCACAATTTCAGCAACTTGCCGATTTTGCTCAGCAGCAAGATAAGCAAGAACGTGGGGAATGTACGCAGGTTAAAAATAGCGTGTACTAA
- a CDS encoding BamA/TamA family outer membrane protein — MKPWQLSPLLIVSSFSYLAHAETTQSGWIDQLLEKLGASETIDTSEGIDWGVLPGPFANPEQGVGFGMAAVGLYSPADWTPKTPYSTLAIKSYISSTGSYGLGVENRSYLNEDKLRLIGDAWISHSPQHYWGIGKKAAQNDDNKREYNGQIIKLTPKVSYEFLPDRYISLGWDYQHYSQQTLASTNSISEYKLSNQQSSGISVALEYDSRDFEPNPYSGQLWFAEWIDYKTALGSDQNYTRLTLNYRQYVQLNGNNILAWDVYGQRVDGDIPWYGYAEMGNDERMRGYYTGQYRDRYLLSGQIEWRHRFNQRHGMVTWFGGGNIANKSEQLLSSKFLPTFGVGYRFAFKPRINVRIDYALGKDSSGFYFHINEAF, encoded by the coding sequence ATGAAACCTTGGCAACTTTCCCCATTATTGATTGTTAGTAGCTTTTCTTACCTAGCCCATGCTGAAACAACACAATCAGGCTGGATAGATCAACTACTGGAAAAACTCGGCGCTAGTGAAACGATTGATACTTCAGAAGGTATTGATTGGGGAGTATTGCCGGGGCCTTTTGCTAATCCCGAGCAAGGGGTTGGATTTGGCATGGCTGCGGTAGGGCTTTACTCACCAGCAGACTGGACGCCTAAAACACCTTATTCCACCTTGGCGATCAAGTCCTATATTTCATCAACAGGCTCTTATGGTTTAGGGGTTGAAAATCGCAGTTACTTAAATGAAGACAAACTGCGTTTGATTGGGGATGCATGGATCAGCCATTCACCGCAACACTATTGGGGAATAGGTAAAAAAGCGGCACAAAACGATGATAATAAACGTGAGTATAACGGCCAAATCATTAAGCTTACGCCGAAAGTCTCATATGAATTTTTGCCAGACCGCTATATTAGTCTAGGCTGGGACTATCAACATTATTCACAGCAAACCTTAGCGTCAACAAATAGTATTAGTGAGTACAAACTTTCAAACCAACAAAGCAGTGGTATAAGCGTAGCTCTGGAATATGACAGCCGAGATTTTGAGCCTAATCCATACAGTGGGCAGTTGTGGTTTGCCGAATGGATCGATTACAAAACCGCATTGGGCTCTGATCAAAATTACACTCGTCTTACTCTGAATTATCGCCAATATGTTCAACTCAATGGCAATAACATTTTAGCTTGGGATGTCTACGGGCAACGAGTAGATGGTGATATCCCTTGGTATGGCTACGCAGAAATGGGCAACGATGAACGTATGCGTGGTTACTATACAGGGCAATACCGTGATCGTTATTTGCTATCCGGACAAATAGAGTGGCGTCATCGTTTTAACCAGCGCCATGGCATGGTGACTTGGTTTGGCGGAGGTAACATCGCAAATAAAAGTGAGCAGTTACTTTCAAGCAAGTTCTTGCCTACATTTGGCGTTGGCTATCGCTTTGCCTTTAAACCTCGAATCAATGTTCGTATTGATTATGCGCTTGGCAAAGACAGCTCAGGTTTTTATTTTCACATAAATGAAGCCTTTTAA
- a CDS encoding EAL domain-containing protein, which translates to MSSREELIVNFSKMTLPTLTEQRALKRYVSDNKDVSSVSVIYKDNYVYSTFGNRMYSIKKAAKEGFSIKMKSLLTHKPTLSYTVQVSPETYLKVYFKPFRFNVVDNIGYGYITLFDVVEIGDNNKLLRNSLLSNRKEHQFTLDDAEFFVEINPTLAVKEFVASRYVYLLLFFIVGITCTFLLSAYIKKCWVARCIRNNIVQPYLQPIVDEQGNIIGSEVLARWITKKGEIVAPYLFIPYIEKTKLTPLLTLSLMKQVYQSPLMLLSQGLKLSFNLTESCLFDPNIYKASLQLAPHCKLILEFTESAPFSHSDVVERMAQYHQHDVYFALDDYGTGYSAPHYLTDYQFDYLKIDRCFIDQIEHNPKSIHVVECLVLLAQKLQLTVISEGVETLKQKQMLEQWGIKQYQGFYFYKPMSVKSFMDIYRPQ; encoded by the coding sequence GTGAGTAGTCGAGAAGAGTTAATTGTTAATTTTTCAAAGATGACGCTTCCAACGTTGACTGAGCAACGAGCGCTAAAACGTTATGTTTCAGATAACAAAGACGTAAGTAGTGTATCAGTTATCTACAAGGATAATTACGTATACAGCACTTTTGGCAATCGCATGTATTCAATAAAAAAAGCGGCGAAGGAAGGGTTTAGCATTAAGATGAAAAGCTTACTGACCCATAAACCTACGTTGTCTTATACTGTGCAAGTCAGCCCAGAAACCTATTTAAAGGTGTACTTTAAGCCGTTTCGTTTCAACGTGGTTGATAATATTGGTTATGGTTATATTACGCTTTTTGACGTGGTTGAAATTGGTGACAATAATAAATTATTAAGAAATAGCCTGCTAAGTAACCGTAAAGAACATCAGTTTACTTTAGATGACGCAGAATTCTTCGTTGAGATTAATCCGACTTTAGCGGTTAAAGAGTTTGTTGCATCACGTTATGTTTATCTTTTGTTATTTTTCATTGTCGGCATAACGTGTACTTTTCTTTTATCGGCCTATATTAAAAAGTGTTGGGTCGCACGCTGTATTCGAAATAACATCGTTCAGCCCTATTTACAGCCAATTGTTGACGAGCAAGGTAACATTATTGGGTCCGAAGTCTTGGCGCGATGGATCACTAAGAAGGGAGAAATTGTTGCTCCTTACTTATTTATTCCATATATCGAGAAGACAAAATTAACGCCGCTATTAACACTATCGTTAATGAAGCAGGTTTATCAAAGTCCATTGATGCTATTAAGCCAAGGGTTAAAGTTAAGTTTTAACCTGACAGAAAGCTGTTTGTTTGATCCCAATATTTATAAGGCTAGCTTGCAACTCGCACCGCACTGTAAGCTAATTTTGGAATTTACCGAGTCAGCACCATTTTCACATTCTGATGTCGTTGAGCGCATGGCACAGTATCATCAACACGATGTGTACTTTGCGTTAGATGATTATGGTACTGGTTATTCTGCGCCCCATTATTTGACTGACTACCAATTTGATTACTTAAAAATAGATCGCTGTTTTATCGATCAAATTGAGCATAACCCTAAATCGATCCACGTAGTGGAGTGCTTAGTCTTGCTAGCTCAAAAGTTGCAGCTTACGGTGATTTCAGAAGGGGTCGAGACGCTCAAACAGAAGCAAATGCTTGAGCAATGGGGTATTAAACAATACCAAGGATTTTATTTTTATAAACCCATGTCAGTAAAAAGCTTCATGGATATATATCGTCCTCAATAA
- a CDS encoding GGDEF domain-containing protein, giving the protein MKKTFIIRAFLLNITLLILVIIYNYININTLDYKITNNYEKIISITRHFHHRYLNAEYESYKIGTYPISGTSNSGVIILKDGTYSKISNDLSDTYHKIIDVLPKDYVKSLSLIMPNAQYVLPFDSENYVINHNQLEDIIKKENIRSSFNAFRDDDITIKNHDKGNVKNQSIILPIYIKRFIEAIFIVDIDISNIDRYVDNYNNEMMTHYEVGNNNGLLTQKIKIPYTKDENIYIGLSFFCIIICVLKLYIVIECIYQIFHRVYLFFYQRIMYDSMTHCLRRNVFDMKYKTLNSRSVILFDIDHFKFINDNFGHAVGDKVIIAMGKMLQQQAKKHHLYFRWGGEEFLVLLPKTNKQALLSYAETLRVAVEEMPLLKDRKVTISLGVSEQKQQEHIHQTIYRADMALYQAKQLGRNKSHYL; this is encoded by the coding sequence ATGAAAAAAACGTTTATTATCAGAGCTTTTTTATTAAATATAACATTATTAATTTTAGTTATCATTTATAATTATATAAACATTAATACGTTAGATTATAAAATAACTAATAATTATGAAAAAATAATATCGATTACTCGACATTTTCATCATAGATATTTAAATGCAGAATATGAAAGTTATAAAATAGGTACTTATCCTATTTCTGGTACAAGTAATAGTGGTGTTATTATCTTAAAAGATGGTACTTATTCTAAGATATCAAATGATTTAAGTGATACATACCATAAGATAATAGATGTTCTTCCTAAAGATTATGTAAAGTCATTATCTCTAATTATGCCTAATGCTCAATATGTATTGCCATTTGATAGTGAAAATTATGTGATTAATCATAACCAACTTGAGGATATTATAAAAAAAGAAAATATTCGCTCAAGTTTTAATGCATTTAGAGATGACGATATTACAATAAAAAATCATGATAAAGGAAATGTAAAGAATCAATCTATTATATTGCCAATTTATATTAAGCGTTTTATTGAAGCTATTTTTATCGTTGATATTGATATTAGTAACATTGATAGATATGTAGATAACTATAATAACGAAATGATGACACATTATGAGGTGGGAAATAATAATGGGTTATTAACACAAAAAATAAAGATACCTTATACGAAAGATGAGAATATTTATATAGGGTTAAGTTTCTTTTGTATAATTATTTGTGTGCTGAAGCTATATATTGTTATTGAATGTATTTATCAAATATTTCATCGTGTTTATTTATTCTTTTATCAAAGGATTATGTATGATTCGATGACTCACTGTCTAAGGCGTAATGTGTTTGATATGAAATATAAAACATTGAATTCACGTTCAGTCATTCTATTTGATATCGACCATTTCAAATTCATTAATGATAATTTTGGTCACGCGGTGGGAGATAAGGTCATTATTGCTATGGGTAAAATGCTCCAACAGCAAGCGAAAAAGCACCATTTGTATTTTCGTTGGGGTGGTGAAGAGTTTTTAGTTTTATTACCTAAAACCAATAAGCAAGCTTTGTTGAGCTATGCTGAGACTCTTCGTGTTGCTGTAGAAGAAATGCCTTTGTTAAAGGATAGAAAAGTAACTATCTCTTTAGGTGTGAGCGAGCAAAAGCAGCAAGAGCATATACATCAAACAATTTACCGTGCCGATATGGCGTTATATCAAGCTAAACAGTTAGGTCGCAATAAGAGTCATTATTTATGA